The stretch of DNA CCGTGATCAGCTCCAGTGCGTGATTTTCGATCTCGCACAGAGCTTTCGGACGTTTTCCGGTCACCGGCGGCAGATAGCAAAGCGGAACCGGCGGCTGATGAACCTGAGCGCATTGGAAGTCGATTTCGTCCGAAATTTCTCCGGCGTCTCCGCCGATGAGATAATAGTCGTAAAGACGTTCTCCCATGTCGATGCGCGGGGTCAGGCGGTCGGTCGGTAAAATTTCACGGTTCTCCCAGGGGTGTCCGGAATAAGCCGGAGTGCGAAGTACGCTCATACGGATCTCGCCGTCTTTGCAGTCGGAGCCGTAGGTGCCGGTATTCAACACGCCGAAGGCATCTTTTCCGTCGGAAAGCATGACCCAGCCGTGCGCGACGCGCTCGGTGCCGTCGGCGTTCAGCGTATCGCGTCCGTAAGCCGTTTTGCCGATATAGACGCCATTTTCGATCATCGTCGGAAGAGAGAACTTGAGCATCACGCTGCGGTCCATCGAAAACACGCGCAGATTGATCCGGACGTTTTTGCCTTGCTTGGGCAGATAATACCGCATACACAGCGCAGAGTTTTTATAAGTGAAAACCGATTCGATCACGGTTCTGACTTCGCCGTTTTCAATTACGCGTACGCAGGGAAGCGATTTCGGCGTGACGCCGCAGATCTCAGCGGTGCGCTTTTTGGAAGCGGGTTTGAATTCGCCGATGACGTTTCGGAATTCGGTTTGTTTCATCCCCCACGGGTCAACAGTGTCGGCGATGACCAACAGTTTTGCCGCACCGGGTTTTAAATATTCTTTGCCGTTCACACAGTAGCTGTCCATCAAACCGGTCTCGGTGTTGATCTTGACAGAGAGGGTGCCGTTGTCAAAACTGAAAAGCCCGTTTTCGGCTTGCATCGGCATACGGAAATCACCGAAAACCACTTTGTTCACGATATTAAACCGTGAGACGCTCATCGGGGGAAGCGTTGCGGTAAAAGTAACCTTCTTCGCCCAGTCGAGCGGAAGATTGGAACTCTCTTTTTCGTTCTGGCAGGGCAAAGCATTTCCGTTTTCGTCGTGGACGATGCCCGTGGTGTAGCCGCCCGCACGGTTGGATTCCATATTCATATATTCGCACTCAACTTCGCGGGTAATCGTATAGGGCAGGGGATTACAGACAAGCACCGGCATCTCTCCGGCTTTCGGGGGTGTCTGACCGCCGCAGCCGGCGAAAAACGCCTTCATGTTGGCTTTCGCTGCGATCTCAAGACCGTGTCCCATGCCCTGAAGCACGTCGTTTTCGACCTGTTGGATGCTCGAGCCGGGCAGCGAGTCGTGGAACTGCCAGAACATCAGATCCTCCCATGCCGAATAGAGCTTTTCTTTCGGATAATCCGCGAGCAGGCCGTTGGCTACCATAGCGGAACTCAGTTTTTCGGCGATGAGCAGTTGGTTTTCGAGTTTACGGTTGGTCTGTTTGACTCTTGTCATGGAAGTGTAGCAGCCGATGGCAAAGGACTGAAACGATTTGTTCAATGCAAAATCGGGTTTGCAGGTCTTTTTATAATCTTCAAAAAACTTGTCGGGCGTCGAATGAACGACTTTTATATCGCTTTCGGAGATGAATTTATCAAGGTCTTTCATATCGATTTCGGACGGTCCGCCGCCGTGATCCCCGATGCCCCAGAGCGCGCAGACGACGGCTTTGTCTTTTTGCATATCGGAGAACTCGTTGACGGTCTTCATCACGTTACCCATTGAGGA from Oscillospiraceae bacterium encodes:
- a CDS encoding glycoside hydrolase family 38 C-terminal domain-containing protein, with product MEKKHLHLICNAHIDPVWLWNREEGIGAAISTFRTAVRICKQYGNFIFNHNEAVLYKYIEEYDSVLFGEIQTLVKEGKWNLMGGWYLQPDCNMPCGESFVRQIEMGQRYFREKFGIDRFDTAINFDPFGHTIGLVQIMAKAGYSNYIVCRPERLDGAAESFNNRVFEWNGFCGSKIYVFKGHRYNSSMGNVMKTVNEFSDMQKDKAVVCALWGIGDHGGGPSEIDMKDLDKFISESDIKVVHSTPDKFFEDYKKTCKPDFALNKSFQSFAIGCYTSMTRVKQTNRKLENQLLIAEKLSSAMVANGLLADYPKEKLYSAWEDLMFWQFHDSLPGSSIQQVENDVLQGMGHGLEIAAKANMKAFFAGCGGQTPPKAGEMPVLVCNPLPYTITREVECEYMNMESNRAGGYTTGIVHDENGNALPCQNEKESSNLPLDWAKKVTFTATLPPMSVSRFNIVNKVVFGDFRMPMQAENGLFSFDNGTLSVKINTETGLMDSYCVNGKEYLKPGAAKLLVIADTVDPWGMKQTEFRNVIGEFKPASKKRTAEICGVTPKSLPCVRVIENGEVRTVIESVFTYKNSALCMRYYLPKQGKNVRINLRVFSMDRSVMLKFSLPTMIENGVYIGKTAYGRDTLNADGTERVAHGWVMLSDGKDAFGVLNTGTYGSDCKDGEIRMSVLRTPAYSGHPWENREILPTDRLTPRIDMGERLYDYYLIGGDAGEISDEIDFQCAQVHQPPVPLCYLPPVTGKRPKALCEIENHALELITVRVEDDGNYRIRLFNASPRPLKTTAKFPVWGTEYAVDAQPFEIITLKADKKGKITVAKMIG